A segment of the Streptomyces sp. P9-A2 genome:
CGTGGTGCACGGCAAGGTGACCCTCTCCTCGGGGCTCGAGGCCGACTACTACGTCGATCTGCGCCGCGTCACCCTCGACGGCGAGGCCGCCCCGCTGGTCGGCCAGGTGCTGCTGGACCTCACCGCCGAGCTGGACTTCGACGCGGTCGGCGGTCTCACCATGGGCGCGGACCCGGTGGCCGGTGCCATGCTGCACGCCGCCGCGGCGCGCGGCCGGCGGCTGGACGCGTTCGTGGTCCGCAAGGCGGCCAAGGCACACGGCATGCAGCGGCGGGTGGAGGGCCCGGACATCAGAGGGCGCCGGGTCCTGGTCGTCGAGGACACCTCCACCACCGGCGGCTCCCCGCTCACCGCTGTCGAGGCCGTGCGCGAGGCCGGCGGCGAGGTCGTGGCCGTCGCGACCATCGTGGACCGGGCGACCGGCGCCGCCGAGAAGATCCAGGAGGGCGCCGGGGTGCCGTACCTGTTCGCCTTCGGCAAGGACGAGCTCGGCCTGGACTGACCGGCCGGCCGCACCACGCCGGCAGCACCCACCACACCGGCCGGTGTCTCGGCCACCGGCCCTCGGCCACCGGCCACCGGCCACCGGCCCCCGACCCTCGGCCCCCGGAACCCGTGTTCCGGACCCCTTGGCATCCCCCGCATAACGACTCGACCAGCGCCGTCGCCGGGCGGGACAAGTCTGGGAGGATGGCCCCGACAACGACGTCGCATCCAAGGTTCCAGGTCAGGGCCGACAGTACGCAGTACGCCAACCCGCACGCGCTTGCATAAGGAGCGGACAGATGCCCATCGCAACTCCCGAGGTCTACAACGAGATGCTGGACCGGGCGAAGGCAGGAAAGTTCGCCTACCCGGCCATCAACGTCACCTCGTCCCAGACCCTGCACGCGGCACTGCGCGGCTTCGCCGAGGCGGAGAGCGACGGCATCGTGCAGATCTCCACGGGCGGCGCCGAGTTCCTGGGCGGTCAGCACAAGAAGGAGATGGTGACCGGTTCGGTCGCCCTGGCCGAGTTCGCGCACATCGTCGCCGAGAAGTACGACGTCAACATCGCCCTGCACACGGACCACTGCCCGAAGGACAAGCTCGACGGCTACGTCCGTCCGCTGCTCGCGATCTCGGAGGAGCGCGTCAAGGGCGGCCGCAACCCGCTGTTCCAGTCCCACATGTGGGACGGCTCCGCGGAGACCCTCGCCGACAACCTGAGCATCGCCCAGGAGCTTCTGGAGCGCGCCCGCGCCGCGAAGATCATCCTCGAGGTCGAGATCACCCCGACCGGCGGTGAGGAGGACGGCGTCTCGCACGAGATCAACGACTCCCTCTACACCACGGTCGACGACGTGATCCGCACCGCCGAGGCGCTCGGCCTCGGCGAGAAGGGCCGCTACCTGCTGGCCGCGTCCTTCGGCAACGTGCACGGTGTGTACAAGCCGGGCAACGTCGTCCTGCGCCCGGAGCTGCTCAAGGAGCTGAACGAGGGCACCGCCGCCAAGTACGGCAAGCCGGCCGGCTCGCAGCCGTTCGACTTCGTCTTCCACGGCGGCTCGGGTTCCTCGCCGGAGGAGATCCTCACCTCGCTGGAGAACGGCGTCGTGAAGATGAACATCGACACGGACACGCAGTACGCCTTCACGCGTCCGGTCGCCGACCACATGCTCAAGAACTACGACGGCGTCCTGAAGGTCGACGGCGAGGTCGGCTCCAAGAAGACCTACGACCCGCGCACCTGGGGCAAGCTGGCCGAGGCGTCGATGTCCGCCCGCATCCTGGAGGCCTGCCAGAACCTGCGTTCCACGGGCACGAAGATCAAGTAACCCGGCGGTTCACCGGCAGCGCGC
Coding sequences within it:
- the fbaA gene encoding class II fructose-bisphosphate aldolase — protein: MPIATPEVYNEMLDRAKAGKFAYPAINVTSSQTLHAALRGFAEAESDGIVQISTGGAEFLGGQHKKEMVTGSVALAEFAHIVAEKYDVNIALHTDHCPKDKLDGYVRPLLAISEERVKGGRNPLFQSHMWDGSAETLADNLSIAQELLERARAAKIILEVEITPTGGEEDGVSHEINDSLYTTVDDVIRTAEALGLGEKGRYLLAASFGNVHGVYKPGNVVLRPELLKELNEGTAAKYGKPAGSQPFDFVFHGGSGSSPEEILTSLENGVVKMNIDTDTQYAFTRPVADHMLKNYDGVLKVDGEVGSKKTYDPRTWGKLAEASMSARILEACQNLRSTGTKIK
- the pyrE gene encoding orotate phosphoribosyltransferase → MSDVRGALLQQIKDKAVVHGKVTLSSGLEADYYVDLRRVTLDGEAAPLVGQVLLDLTAELDFDAVGGLTMGADPVAGAMLHAAAARGRRLDAFVVRKAAKAHGMQRRVEGPDIRGRRVLVVEDTSTTGGSPLTAVEAVREAGGEVVAVATIVDRATGAAEKIQEGAGVPYLFAFGKDELGLD